A stretch of DNA from Candidatus Pseudomonas phytovorans:
TGGGCCTGGAACTGATCACCCACGTCAACCCAGAGGGTGTGGCGCAGGGCATCAACCCGTTCACCCATGGCAGCTCCAAGCACACCGACATCATGAAGACCCAGGGCCTGAAACAGGCACTGGACAAGCATGGTTTCGACGCCGCCTTCGGTGGCGCGCGCCGTGACGAAGAGAAGTCGCGGGCCAAGGAACGTGTGTACTCGTTCCGCGACAGCAAGCACCGCTGGGACCCGAAAAACCAGCGCCCCGAGCTGTGGAACGTGTACAACGGCAAGGTCAACAAGGGCGAGTCGATCCGCGTTTTCCCGCTGTCGAACTGGACCGAGTTGGACATCTGGCAGTACATCTACCTTGAAGGCATCCCGATTGTGCCGCTGTACTTCGCCGCCGAGCGTGAAGTCATCGAGAAGAATGGCACCCTGATCATGATCGACGACGAGCGCATCCTCGAGCACCTCTCCGAGGAAGAGAAAGCCCGCATCGTCAAGAAGAAGGTGCGTTTCCGTACCCTCGGCTGCTACCCGCTCACGGGCGCTGTCGAGTCTGAAGCCGAGACCCTGACGGACATCATTCAGGAAATGCTCCTGACCCGAACGTCCGAACGCCAGGGCCGTGTCATCGACCACGATGGCGCCGGTTCCATGGAAGACAAGAAACGCCAAGGCTACTTCTAATTTCAGGGTTACTCCATGTCGCACCAATCTGATCTGATCAGCGAGGACATCCTCGCCTACCTGGCCCAGCACGAGCGCAAGGAACTGCTGCGCTTTCTGACCTGCGGCAACGTTGACGACGGCAAGAGCACCCTGATCGGGCGCCTGCTGCACGACTCCAAGATGATCTACGAGGACCACCTCGAAGCCATCACCCGTGATTCGAAGAAAGTCGGCACCACCGGCGAAGAAATCGACCTGGCGTTGCTG
This window harbors:
- the cysD gene encoding sulfate adenylyltransferase subunit CysD, whose product is MVDKLTHLKQLEAESIHIIREVAAEFDNPVMLYSIGKDSAVMLHLARKAFFPGKLPFPVMHVDTQWKFQEMYSFRDKMVEEMGLELITHVNPEGVAQGINPFTHGSSKHTDIMKTQGLKQALDKHGFDAAFGGARRDEEKSRAKERVYSFRDSKHRWDPKNQRPELWNVYNGKVNKGESIRVFPLSNWTELDIWQYIYLEGIPIVPLYFAAEREVIEKNGTLIMIDDERILEHLSEEEKARIVKKKVRFRTLGCYPLTGAVESEAETLTDIIQEMLLTRTSERQGRVIDHDGAGSMEDKKRQGYF